One Streptomyces fagopyri DNA window includes the following coding sequences:
- a CDS encoding B3/B4 domain-containing protein, whose product MTLTLTVSDEVRALAPGFTHVAVEAYGLVNGPSTEGTSALLDDAARRLAGRLDGRAPHEDPHMAAWREVYTAFGSKPSRTRNSAEALARRALTDAGLPRINVLVDLYNAMSVAHLIPVGGEDIERVSGGMRLVRATGEEEFVTVTGGAETVEHPDAGEVVWRDGVGVTCRRWNWRQGPRTRLTEESTSAIFLLEGLAPTPVAEIGAAAAELAELLEKFSPGARVTVHAPE is encoded by the coding sequence ATGACCCTCACGCTCACCGTGTCCGACGAGGTGCGCGCCCTGGCGCCCGGCTTCACCCATGTCGCCGTCGAGGCGTACGGACTCGTCAACGGGCCCAGCACCGAGGGGACTTCGGCGCTGCTCGACGACGCGGCCCGAAGGCTGGCCGGACGCCTCGACGGCCGCGCCCCGCACGAGGACCCGCACATGGCGGCCTGGCGCGAGGTCTACACGGCCTTCGGGTCCAAGCCCTCGCGCACCCGCAACTCGGCGGAGGCGCTGGCCAGACGTGCCCTGACGGACGCCGGACTGCCCCGGATCAACGTGCTGGTCGACCTCTACAACGCGATGAGCGTCGCCCACCTGATCCCGGTCGGGGGTGAGGACATCGAGCGCGTCAGCGGCGGGATGCGGCTCGTGCGGGCCACGGGCGAAGAGGAGTTCGTGACCGTCACGGGCGGCGCCGAGACCGTGGAACACCCGGACGCGGGCGAAGTGGTCTGGCGCGACGGGGTCGGTGTGACCTGCCGGCGCTGGAACTGGCGCCAGGGACCGCGCACCCGTCTCACCGAGGAGTCCACCTCCGCGATCTTCCTGCTGGAGGGGCTCGCGCCGACGCCGGTGGCCGAGATCGGGGCGGCGGCCGCCGAACTCGCCGAACTGCTGGAGAAGTTCAGCCCCGGGGCACGCGTCACCGTGCATGCCCCGGAGTGA
- a CDS encoding lysophospholipid acyltransferase family protein encodes MAELVYRPVVGLAQTLFRAWDLKIDCKGTENIPRSGGAVLVSNHISYLDFIFDGLAALPQKRLVRFMAKESVFRHRISGPLMRGMKHIPVDRKQGETAYQHALESLRSGEIVGVFPEATISQSFTLKSFKSGAARMAQEAGVPLIPMSLWGTQRLWTKGHPRNFKRSHTPITIRVGEAVEAPQDQYAGAITRRLRERVQELLEAAQRAYPVRPKGPDDTWWMPAHLGGTAPTPEEVKAAEAR; translated from the coding sequence ATGGCAGAGCTTGTCTACCGTCCCGTCGTCGGTCTCGCCCAAACGTTGTTCAGGGCATGGGACCTCAAGATCGACTGCAAGGGAACGGAGAACATTCCGCGCTCGGGCGGCGCCGTGCTGGTCAGCAACCACATCAGCTATCTGGACTTCATCTTCGACGGTCTCGCCGCCTTGCCACAGAAGCGCCTGGTGCGTTTCATGGCGAAGGAGTCGGTGTTCCGGCACCGGATCTCCGGTCCGCTGATGCGGGGCATGAAGCACATCCCGGTGGACCGGAAGCAGGGTGAGACGGCCTATCAGCACGCGCTGGAGTCGCTGCGTTCGGGCGAGATCGTCGGCGTCTTCCCCGAGGCGACCATCTCCCAGTCGTTCACGCTGAAGAGCTTCAAGTCGGGTGCCGCGCGCATGGCTCAGGAGGCCGGCGTCCCGCTGATCCCGATGTCGCTGTGGGGCACCCAGCGGCTGTGGACCAAGGGGCACCCGCGCAACTTCAAGCGCAGCCACACCCCGATCACGATCCGGGTGGGCGAAGCGGTGGAGGCTCCCCAGGACCAGTACGCGGGCGCCATCACCCGGCGACTGCGCGAGCGTGTCCAGGAGCTCCTGGAGGCCGCGCAGCGCGCCTATCCCGTGCGCCCCAAGGGGCCGGACGACACCTGGTGGATGCCCGCGCATCTCGGTGGTACGGCACCGACCCCCGAAGAGGTCAAGGCGGCCGAGGCCCGCTGA
- a CDS encoding DUF4395 domain-containing protein, translated as MDIDVRGPRFGAAVTAAVLATVLVTGSAWLLAWQTLAFALGAAGGVTRSPYGLLFKAAVRPRIGPPTGFEAPGPPRFAQAVGLAFAAVGLVGYAVGPAWLGLAATACALAAAFLNAVFGYCLGCEMYLLVRRVSVRVQ; from the coding sequence ATGGACATCGACGTGAGAGGGCCGCGGTTCGGCGCGGCCGTGACGGCTGCCGTGCTGGCAACCGTGCTGGTCACCGGCAGCGCCTGGCTACTGGCCTGGCAGACACTGGCGTTCGCGCTGGGCGCGGCGGGTGGCGTCACGCGCTCGCCGTACGGGCTGCTGTTCAAGGCGGCCGTACGTCCCCGGATCGGGCCGCCGACCGGCTTCGAGGCGCCGGGGCCACCGCGGTTCGCCCAGGCGGTCGGACTGGCGTTCGCGGCGGTGGGGTTGGTCGGTTACGCGGTGGGGCCCGCCTGGCTGGGGCTCGCGGCGACCGCTTGCGCGCTGGCGGCCGCGTTTCTGAATGCGGTGTTCGGGTACTGCCTGGGGTGCGAGATGTACCTGCTCGTACGACGGGTATCAGTACGCGTGCAGTAA
- a CDS encoding TlpA family protein disulfide reductase: MTGLVVCMVVLAAASGYGLLHQRRSGRVRVRGRDGGKRLGAAELGEGLGERATLVQFSSAFCAPCRATRRVLAEVAGLVPGVSHVEIDAEDHLDLVRELDILKTPTVLVLDAEGRIVRRATGQPRKADVIAALGEAV, from the coding sequence ATGACCGGACTTGTGGTGTGCATGGTGGTGCTCGCCGCGGCGAGCGGATACGGACTGCTGCACCAGCGGCGGAGCGGGAGGGTGAGGGTGCGCGGACGCGACGGCGGAAAGCGGCTCGGCGCGGCGGAGTTGGGGGAGGGGCTCGGCGAACGGGCCACGCTCGTGCAGTTCTCCAGCGCCTTCTGCGCCCCCTGCCGGGCCACCCGGCGGGTGCTCGCCGAGGTCGCCGGGCTGGTGCCCGGTGTGTCCCACGTCGAGATCGACGCCGAGGACCACCTCGACCTCGTCCGCGAACTGGACATCCTCAAGACGCCGACCGTGCTCGTGCTGGACGCCGAGGGGCGGATCGTGCGCCGCGCGACCGGCCAACCGCGCAAGGCGGATGTGATCGCGGCGCTCGGTGAGGCCGTGTGA
- a CDS encoding putative leader peptide, with translation MPPELLLFERVHVDLARTASACCPVR, from the coding sequence ATGCCCCCGGAACTCCTTCTCTTCGAGCGTGTCCACGTGGACCTGGCCCGCACCGCCAGTGCGTGCTGTCCGGTCCGTTGA
- a CDS encoding flavin reductase family protein, which yields MTATPGLGTHQLASPELLRSVFRRHAAGVAVITAQGGEGPVGFTATSLTSVSAEPPIVSFGVGSGASSWPAISESDHVGVHILGEHQRELAATFARSGADRFGAPTRWRAGPERVPVLDDVLAWLVCRIVARVPAGDHRIVLAEVVLGDPSGDGRPLLYHQGRFNGLRD from the coding sequence ATGACGGCCACGCCAGGTCTCGGCACCCACCAGCTCGCCTCGCCCGAACTGCTGCGCTCCGTCTTCCGGCGGCACGCCGCCGGTGTCGCAGTGATCACGGCGCAGGGCGGTGAGGGCCCGGTCGGTTTCACCGCCACCTCGCTCACCTCGGTCTCCGCGGAGCCCCCGATCGTCTCCTTCGGCGTCGGCTCCGGCGCGTCGAGCTGGCCCGCGATCTCCGAGTCCGACCACGTCGGCGTGCACATACTCGGCGAGCACCAGCGGGAGTTGGCCGCCACCTTCGCCAGGAGCGGCGCCGACCGTTTCGGCGCGCCCACCCGTTGGCGCGCGGGGCCCGAGCGTGTTCCCGTCCTCGACGACGTGCTGGCCTGGCTCGTCTGCCGGATCGTGGCCAGGGTCCCGGCGGGGGACCACCGCATCGTGCTGGCCGAGGTCGTCCTCGGCGACCCGTCGGGCGACGGACGCCCGCTCCTCTACCACCAGGGCCGGTTCAACGGCCTGCGTGACTGA
- a CDS encoding electron transfer flavoprotein subunit beta/FixA family protein, with translation MSLRIVVTVKYVPDATGDRHFAEDLTVDRDDVDGLLSELDEYAVEQALQIADEADDAEITVLTVGPEDAKDALRKALSMGAHKAIHVEDDDLHGTDAIGTSLVLAKAIEKAGYDLVISGMASTDGTAGIVPALLAERLGVPQVTLLSEVSVEGGPTGTVKGRRDGDTASEQLEASLPAVVSVTDQSGEARYPSFKGIMAAKKKPVESWDLEDLEIEADEVGLEGSWTKVDTAAERPARTAGTIVKDEGEGGKQLAEFLAGQKFI, from the coding sequence GTGAGCTTGAGGATCGTTGTCACTGTGAAGTACGTGCCCGACGCCACTGGCGACCGGCACTTCGCCGAGGACCTGACCGTCGACCGTGACGACGTGGACGGTCTGCTCTCGGAGCTCGACGAGTACGCGGTGGAGCAGGCGCTGCAGATCGCCGACGAAGCGGACGACGCAGAGATCACCGTGCTGACCGTCGGTCCCGAGGACGCCAAGGACGCGCTGCGCAAGGCGCTGTCGATGGGTGCCCACAAGGCCATCCACGTCGAGGACGACGACCTGCACGGCACCGACGCCATCGGCACCTCGCTGGTGCTCGCCAAGGCGATCGAGAAGGCCGGCTACGACCTGGTCATCTCCGGCATGGCGTCCACCGACGGCACCGCCGGCATCGTTCCGGCGCTGCTCGCGGAGCGTCTCGGCGTCCCGCAGGTCACGCTGCTGTCCGAGGTCTCCGTCGAGGGCGGCCCGACCGGCACGGTCAAGGGCCGCCGTGACGGCGACACCGCCTCCGAGCAGCTGGAGGCCTCCCTGCCGGCCGTCGTGTCGGTGACCGACCAGTCCGGCGAGGCGCGCTACCCCTCCTTCAAGGGCATCATGGCCGCGAAGAAGAAGCCGGTGGAGTCCTGGGACCTGGAGGACCTGGAGATCGAGGCGGACGAGGTCGGTCTCGAGGGTTCCTGGACCAAGGTCGACACCGCGGCCGAGCGCCCGGCGCGCACCGCCGGCACGATCGTCAAGGACGAGGGCGAGGGCGGCAAGCAGCTCGCCGAGTTCCTCGCGGGCCAGAAGTTCATCTGA